A single Acropora palmata chromosome 5, jaAcrPala1.3, whole genome shotgun sequence DNA region contains:
- the LOC141882033 gene encoding uncharacterized protein LOC141882033, with protein sequence MRWKFFLVTLLFHSSHYNFAQALKETCSRFPTSHSYGEFPYRGLGKSVDEISEAIFLSKNPVIKLFRNCISKQQQHNLMRLAKERLTDNTDSGFSSSLYLRNTNDSHLSILREITMLAGNLSGLPWKLSEPVSLTKYTLNQKYELHFDSGFAIAGGRMKRDATFLVYLNSVLRGGETIFPCCLNNSDAEFPCVPNGKPLLKDICHQEEFLKVSPQARTCLVFFNHEEQGGELHLRSLHGSCPVVNQEKWIVQIWLHREPWGSGISDFW encoded by the exons ATGAGGTGGAAATTCTTCCTAGTTACGCTGTTATTCCATTCTTCACATTACAATTTTGCACAAGCCTTAAAAGAGACATGTTCAAGATTCCCAACAAGCCATTCTTATGGTGAATTTCCTTACCGTG GACTTGGTAAAAGTGTGGATGAAATATCTGAAGCTATTTTTCTGTCAAAAAATCCAGTAATTAAACTTTTTAGAAACTGTATCAGTAAACAGCAGCAGCATAATTTGATGCGATTGGCCAAGGAACGACTGACAGACAATACAGATAGCGGGTTTTCATCTTCACTCTATTTGCGAAACACAAATGATAGCCATCTGTCAATTTTGAGAGAGATTACCATGCTGGCTGGAAATCTTTCAGGATTACCATGGAAACTTTCAGAACCAGTTTCTTTGACAAAATACACATTAAATCAGAAGTATGAGCTGCATTTTGATTCAGGATTTGCAATAGCAGGCGGTAGAATGAAGAGGGATGCAACTTTTTTAGTGTATTTAAATTCGGTCTTACGTGGTGGTGAGACTATCTTTCCTTGTTGCTTAAACAACTCTGATGCTGAATTTCCTTGTGTGCCAAATGGCAAACCTTTACTCAAGGACATTTGTCATCAGGAAGAGTTTTTAAAAGTTTCACCACAAGCAAGGACCtgccttgtttttttcaatcatgAAGAGCAAGGAGGAGAGTTACATCTTCGATCACTTCATGGCTCATGCCCAGTTGTCAATCAGGAAAAGTGGATTGTTCAAATTTGGTTGCACAGAGAACCTTGGGGGTCTGGAATAAGTGATTTTTGGTAG
- the LOC141880665 gene encoding centrosomal protein of 70 kDa-like, which translates to MDTFSQDKEGDEMQSYTGSNGDSIGDEENEDTPRAAGVIGEWGTINQKLRHHGFQPVMVLPSNQLQHIPGGAVVLDEFTSKNLRHTLDKLISDCDRQQSLVQQLISSSHRIQKDADEERNRASNHEMEMKNLQRELDEERVKTQEMERMRLKELQSHGKEISELKRSKSELVALFKQLEHTVAEKDLEIRRLHHQYKDLIQMEEKKFEKQKHLKKNATDQKSVDNIENYESSVGKIDHAFDHLRKRNGSPGISSSDFEPVIAQSENSTTISAGSECTPTPLVRGIGKERTKIEPKASSGSQMMEWNALEQKYLSAEKQLRDSKKLIRLLESENTHLKMELESRPNREEWRNSRKYNRQLEKLLAQNNLSPPRKKQRGKYSVATEDLKLQPHRYTTRIDNIDFQPIDVCRKYLKEVCEGLQVNDLKHLLDKIKAMELSAQSHPAMEKLIKDVMDVVFSEDSPRFADEVMSQSEHEVHCERAWRNLLPELRMWLRELSGLKDLQTSLQQLCLHLMPWKSESSFKQDRLITVESIKRVVDGLAHQERASPSEIRTLGEPSGDHMKSIIAHFQKLFDVNSIEGIFPRMNEVYMYLGESHNLLNNLRDILGLEPLCKSSDVVNAVAKLSKAKHLLDVEDLPGIIKRLDQYDEFFPAFQTLVSELKRILRVQEMDEILTAVTALVKFPHY; encoded by the exons ATGGATACG TTTAGTCAGGATAAAGAAGGTGATGAAATGCAATCATATACTGGATCAAATGGAGATTCTATTG GTGATGAAGAGAATGAAGACACACCAAGAGca GCAGGTGTAATAGGTGAATGGGGAACAATCAACCAAAAACTAAGACATCATGGATTTCAACCTGTTATGGTACTGCCATCAAATCAACTTCAGCATATTCCTGGAG GAGCTGTTGTTTTGGATGAGTTCACATCCAAGAATCTTAGACACACCTTAGACAAACTGATATCTGATTGTGACAGACAGCAATCATTGGTCCAACAGCTAATTTCCTCATCTCATCGAATTCA AAAGGATGCTGATGAAGAGAGGAACAGAGCTTCAAATCATGAAATGGAG ATGAAAAACTTACAAAGAGAACTGGATGAGGAAAGAGTTAAGACTCAG GAAATGGAACGAATGCGACTGAAGGAACTTCAAAGCCATGGAAAGGAAATTTCAGAGTTGAAGAGAAGCAAATCTGAACTTGTAGCCTTGTTCAAACAACTTGAACATACAGTTGCTGAAAAGGATTTAGAAATCAGAAGACTTCATCATCAATATAAAGATCTCATCCAAATG GAGGAGAAAAAGTTTGAGAAGCaaaaacatttgaagaaaaatgctaCTGACCAAAA ATCTGTGGATAACATTGAGAACTATGAATCTTCAGTGGGAAAAATTGACCATGCTTTTGATCATTTGAGGAAACGAAATGGTTCACCTGGTATCAGCAGCAGTGACTTTGAACCTGTCATTGCACAATCTGAGAACAGTACTACTATCAGTGCAGGTAGTGAATGTACACCTACACCTCTGGTGCGGGGAATTGGAAAAGAGAGGACAAAAATTGAACCTAAGGCTTCTTCTGGGTCACAAATGATGGAGTGGAATGCTTTGGAACAAAAATACCTG TCTGCAGAAAAACAGTTGAGAGATTCTAAAAAGTTGATCAGGCTTCTTGAGAGTGAGAACACGCATTTGAAGATGGAGTTGGAATCAAG ACCCAACCGTGAGGAATGGAGGAACTCAAGAAAATACAACAGACAGTTGGAAAAGCTATTAGCACAGAATAATCTCAG TCCTCCCCGTAAAAagcaaagaggaaaatattcAGTGGCGACTGAAGACCTGAAGCTGCAGCCTCATAGATACACGACACGT ATTGATAACATTGATTTTCAACCAATTGATGTTTGTCGGAAGTATTTAAAG GAAGTCTGTGAAGGACTACAAGTTAATGACCTTAAACACCTCTTAGACAAGATAAAGGCTATGGAATTGTCTGCACAGTCGCATCCAGCAATGGAAAAG CTGATTAAAGATGTGATGGACGTGGTCTTTTCGGAGGATTCGCCCAGATTTGCCGACGAAGTTATGTCTCAAAGTGAGCACGAAGTGCACTGTGAAAGGGCGTGGCGAAATCTTCTACCAGAACTCAGAATGTGGCTAAGAGAACTTTCAGGACTCAAGG ATCTTCAGACATCCCTCCAGCAACTCTGTTTGCACCTTATGCCCTGGAAATCAGAAAGCTCATTTAAACAAGACAGACTTATAACTGTGGAAAGTATCAAACGTGTCGTGGATGGGCTTGCACATCAGGAACGAGCAAGTCCATCTGAAATAAGAACACTTGGAGAACCTTCAGGAGATCATATGAAATCTATCATTGCACACTTTCAGAAACTTTTTGATGTCAATAGTATTGAGGGGATTTTTCCACGAATGAATGAAGTTTATATGTATCTCGGGGAGTCACACAACTTGCTGAATAACCTTCGAGATATTCTTGGCTTAG AGCCTTTATGTAAATCCTCTGATGTGGTCAACGCAGTTGCTAAACTAAGCAAGGCCAAACATCTCCTTGATGTTGAAGACCTGCCTGG TATAATCAAACGTTTGGATCAATATGATGAGTTTTTCCCGGCTTTCCAGACACTGGTTTCGGAATTAAAGAGGATTTTGA GGGTACAAGAGATGGATGAGATATTAACAGCTGTGACGGCGCTAGTCAAATTTCCACACTATTGA
- the LOC141881346 gene encoding uncharacterized protein LOC141881346 — MASSSASDPPVILSEDDIPGASLAGRNPASLKNAELIFCQCVDGCYVCLCFSICKFQRLQRSIKYSARFYCRVDEYLKTGRDKMVVDPDPDGIYSKRKARLSNLSSDATPSTSAKYPSDGWGKSLKRMPCFTRAEMNIHVANSGKRVVNTEHHSIPTNLRKAKTFLTDEYLKEIEANSDQRYFFLRAKCYHSFKKSEAPHVLRFALCIVSGQVIQANCSCKAGKVGFCNHVLALMFKTCKFSLFDCKNTDDLCEDDDEQPNVACTSQLQKWHKKGRGDKITAEPIMEIAVSKTKLDEIKSGEGVKCLLYDARCNPKNDVEAEMKFKNALKDLNPGMGLSIMAGDDSSINSFVDVKFGSSQVGSFCSYQLAHTEANFAATVDISAVPRGDDVTTELTYPRFPLDSGSDFVSPDRQSESEEALISSLVVDEVMINNIEEATRGQSLSERWKEERKYRLTASKFDLITKRQRNHDKFAADLMHPKQINSRGVQHSLKYEPIALQEYKKIMFARKTPVKVLKTGFVVCMEMPFLGGSPDGWVIDFGCQNHFGLAEAKCPETKYHVTPLEACQDPSFFCETVSGHCKLKRSHAYYTQVQGQMGVSGASWCDFIIYTKKGISVERIAFDATYWSSLKQKLHNYYFTHFIKTAAGEFAKC; from the exons ATGGCGTCTAGTAGTGCTAGTGATCCTCCTGTTATTCTTTCGGAAGACGATATTCCGGGAGCCTCTTTGGCAGGGAGAAATCCTGCTTCGTTGAAAAATGCGGAGCTTATATTTTG TCAGTGTGTGGATGGATGTTACGTGTGCCTTTGCTTTTCGATCTGTAAATTCCAGAGGTTGCAACGATCCATCAAGTATTCGGCTCGATTTTATTGCAGAGTTGACGAGTATCTTAAAACTGGACGAGATAAAATGGTCGTTGACCCTGATCCCGATGGCATCTATAGCAAGAGAAAGGCGAGGCTGTCGAATCTTTCAAGTGACGCCACTCCAAGCACAAGTGCGAAGTATCCTAGCGATGGCTGGGGAAAGTCGTTAAAAAGGATGCCTTGTTTCACGAGAGCCGAAATGAATATACACGTAGCAAATTCGGGGAAACGAGTAGTAAATACGGAGCACCACTCTATCCCAACAAACTTAAGAAAAGCGAAAACGTTTTTAACTGACGAATACCTAAAAGAAATCGAAGCGAATAGTGATCAACGGTACTTCTTTTTGAGGGCTAAGTGCTACCACAGTTTTAAGAAGAGTGAAGCTCCCCATGTTCTTCGTTTTGCTTTGTGCATTGTTTCAGGCCAAGTCATCCAAGCCAACTGTTCATGCAAAGCTGGCAAAGTGGGATTCTGTAACCATGTGCTAGCATTAATGTTTAAAACTTGCAAGTTTAGTTTATTCGACTGTAAAAACACAGATGATTTATGCGAAGATGACGATGAACAGCCAAATGTTGCATGCACGTCACAGCTCCAAAAATGGCATAAAAAAGGTCGTGGTGACAAAATCACAGCTGAACCGATCATGGAAATTGCTGTTTCAAAAActaaacttgatgaaatcaagAGCGGAGAAGGAGTTAAATGTCTGCTGTATGATGCAAGATGTAACCCCAAGAATGATGTTGAGgctgaaatgaaatttaaaaatgccttAAAAGACTTAAACCCGGGAATGGGTTTATCAATTATGGCAGGTGATGATTCCTCTATTAACAGTTTCGTAGATGTTAAATTTGGAAGTAGCCAAGTTGGTTCTTTTTGCAGTTATCAGTTGGCTCACACAGAGGCAAACTTTGCTGCTACTGTAGACATTTCAGCAGTACCCAGAGGAGATGATGTCACTACTGAACTGACTTACCCCAGATTTCCCCTGGATTCAGGGAGTGATTTTGTGTCGCCTGACAGACAGAGCGAATCCGAAGAAGCGTTAATCAGTTCACTTGTGGTTGATGAGGTGATGATAAACAACATCGAAGAGGCTACGAGGGGACAATCTTTGTCTGAGCGTTGGAAGGAGGAACGTAAATACCGACTTACTGCTTCAAAATTTGACCTTATCACAAAAAGGCAGAGAAATCATGACAAATTTGCAGCCGACCTTATGCATCCCAAGCAAATCAACTCAAGGGGTGTTCAGCATAGCTTGAAATATGAACCAATTGCCCTCcaagaatacaaaaaaatcatgtttgcCAGAAAAACACCAGTGAAGGTACTAAAGActggttttgttgtttgtatggaaatgccatttttgGGAGGGTCACCAGATGGCTGGGTCATTGATTTCGGTTGCCAGAATCACTTTGGTCTAGCTGAAGCAAAGTGTCCTGAGACTAAATACCATGTCACTCCTTTAGAGGCATGTCAAGatccttcctttttttgtgaGACCGTAAGTGGACATTGTAAACTTAAAAGAAGCCATGCATACTACACACAAGTTCAAGGCCAGATGGGTGTCAGTGGGGCATCATGGTGTGACTTTATCATTTATACCAAGAAGGGTATTTCGGTTGAAAGAATTGCTTTTGATGCTACTTACTGGTCATCTTTAAAGCAAAAGCTTCACAATTATTACTTCACTCATTTTATCAAAACTGCAGCTGGTGAATTTGCTAAATGCTAA
- the LOC141880668 gene encoding uncharacterized protein LOC141880668, with the protein MGLNGKVSPRTGAVPNIFAWKRSSPRKRAPPTPRFTATTLAKKKASEASEAVDSSTKCSEIEIICEDATSTSHMPELAFPETGEVKNITDCECSTDFGERYKNDILIAELNNKPSAALANNEESEPGPVVSKLKEKVVDLERKYEKLEERLFSFKNIASNDSLVAFYTGFPNYQTMMALYDFLNPGEHGENINYWLSGKNVDSTPKSVKQGRPRTLKPVDEFFLTLCRLRQGFAEVHLAHLFNISQPTVISWINFMYLKLGHINIWLSRELTNATMPEDFKAKYPTTRVIIDCTEVHCEMPSSLLLNSELFSSYKHHTTLKALVGISPKGFFTFIGQLYTGSISDREIVERSGFLNLPFSNGDSVMADKGFTIEDILPLGVSLNIPPFLGMSDQMSAEDVIVILVYKLDNFIRKTSY; encoded by the coding sequence ATGGGTCTCAACGGGAAAGTTAGCCCCAGGACAGGAGCTGTGCCGAATATATTTGCATGGAAGAGAAGTTCGCCTCGGAAACGAGCACCGCCGACACCACGCTTTACGGCTACAACattggcaaaaaagaaagcgTCAGAGGCTAGCGAGGCTGTGGATTCTTCGACCAAATGCAGCGAAATTGAAATTATCTGTGAGGATGCAACATCAACATCACATATGCCCGAGTTAGCCTTTCCAGAAACAGGGGAAGTGAAAAACATAACGGATTGTGAGTGCAGTACTGATTTTGGCGAGAGATATAAAAACGATATATTGATAGCTGAACTTAATAACAAACCTTCCGCAGCTCTCGCGAATAATGAAGAATCAGAGCCAGGCCCGGTGGTTTCAAAACTTAAAGAGAAAGTTGTGGATCTAGAGCGGAAATACGAGAAACTTGAGGAGcggttgttttcttttaaaaacatCGCCTCAAATGATTCACTTGTAGCATTTTACACCGGATTTCCAAATTACCAAACAATGATGGCCTTGTACGACTTTTTGAATCCTGGTGAGCATGGTGAAAACATCAACTATTGGCTGTCGGGAAAAAATGTTGATAGTACCCCCAAGTCTGTTAAACAAGGAAGACCAAGGACATTAAAACCAGTTGACGAGTTTTTTCTCACATTATGTAGGCTGAGGCAAGGTTTTGCTGAGGTGCATTTAGCccatttatttaatatttctcaGCCAACTGTTATCTCCTGGATAAACTTTATGTATTTAAAACTTGGCCATATTAATATCTGGCTATCAAGAGAACTTACTAATGCGACGATGCCCGAAGATTTTAAGGCAAAGTATCCAACAACAAGGGTAATCATTGATTGTACAGAGGTGCACTGTGAGATGCCTAGTAGCCTCCTTTTAAATAGTGAACTTTTTAGTTCCTATAAGCATCATACAACTTTAAAGGCATTAGTGGGGATCTCCCCTAAAGGGTTTTTCACATTTATTGGCCAACTGTACACTGGCAGTATCTCAGATAGGGAAATAGTAGAGAGGAGTGGTTTCCTTAACCTTCCCTTTTCAAATGGAGATTCTGTAATGGCTGACAAAGGCTTTACCATAGAAGACATTTTACCCTTAGGAGTTTCATTGAACATTCCCCCTTTTCTTGGAATGTCTGACCAGATGTCTGCTGAAGATGTCATTGTCATTCTTGTTTACAAACTTGACAATTTTATAAGAAAAACATCATATTAG